GGTCATCGTGATTAAAATTGCATCAGTACTATTTCTTTaatttcattgtcgttattgttattactctaatTATCACTGATCTCTTTCACATTATCAAtgccactattatcataattattcaatACTTCTAGAGCTGATTCACCGATTCGTTACCTTCAGTAGCACGCAGTAGATTTCCCTTCATTGTTTATCTCCTCCCGGCGTCGTTCATGACCTTGGGGATCCCCAGGAGGGAGTTGATCAGCTCCGAGTTGCGCTTGTGAGGTCCCGCCACGAAGGCCGAGGGTCCCTGGGCCACGCGCAGGATCTGTGCCGCCAACTCCGAAACCAGCTGTTTGGTCGCAATACATATTGAGAACAATATTTCTATTTTGTCTCTCTGAGCTACGTAAAATTaaaattctatgtatatatataaaaaaagcttCAAGAAGCTTCATACATACCTCACGTTCGTAGTGTTTTAGAGTTTCTCCTGAAGCCGTCTGTTGAAGGCTCATGACCACTACCACAAGAAGGGCTGCGACTACGGCTCTATGCATCCTGAACAAGGAATACAAAATCCATTTCATAGAAAATAAACAGATGGTAGAAAAATCCTACCTGGCATACGATCACCTTTTCAGTGATATTCCATATATGAGAGACAGGAAACCTACTTGGATCTGGTGTTGCAATCAGCGTCGACGGTGCACTGACAGCGACCAAATACCGCCTTCACTTTATATGATGGTTCCGctctacacacgcacgcgcactcacgctctctttcgctctattgtCTGTTTAAAGAATAAGGTCTAGCATTATGGATATATTGGAGAAATTAAAAGACAGTTTAGAAAGTTCACTTATGCTTCATCTAGAAAATACAGCAATGTGTTTGCAATAAACGATTTATACGTAACCCTGTAGATTCACTGTTACAAAAAAGAATCAAGTAATAACTATGCAGCTTAATGGTTCAGTATCTGTCACATCGAGTGACAGACACATATGAAAGCTATAATGAACAAAAACATCTTCATTCACTAATCTCTTCCGTCCGTAATTCAGCAATTCacgttcatgatatatatatatatatatatatatatatatatatatatatatatatatatatatatatatatatatatatatatatatatatatatatatatatatatgtatatgtctatgtatatatacatatatatagatatataatatatacatatatatatagatatataatatatacatatatatatacatatatatatacatatatatatatatatatatatatatatatatatatatatatatatttatttatttatttatttatttatatgcacgcacacacacacacacacacacacacacacacacacacacacacacacacacacacacacacacacatatatatatatatatatatatatatatatatatatatatatatatatatatatatatatatatactatataattcaGTAACCCCAACTCACTAAAAACCAAGATGTTCAAAGATTTAGTTTAAGCTGTGTTTTGTCCATCATTGAAAACTTATTTCGGGTCTTTCCTTACTCTTCTCTCAAAAGCTTGACCTTTCATAGTGTCTAAAGAGGACattgccttttccttctctctcactgcctttaaataggcatatatatatatatatatatatatatatatatatatatatatatatatatatatatatatatatatatatatatatatatataaaatagagagagatagatgtgtatgtgtgtttgtgtccgtgtgttatatatatagggaagatCAATCtttagagaaagagtaaagaagaaaacacatgagtCTTAGTTGATGAATTAAATACATTTTAAATCAACCTTTTGGGTATTTTGGTCACATCAACAAATTatgaatagtagcaataatggtatTTTAGTAATGCAATATGTGTATGacgttttttgtttccttctccctttctggaAAATGTAACAAACTTTAAAATGATAAACGCTGTCTgggaatgacaaaataaaaaacactttTAAAAGAATCCTCACGATTGTTAAATTTGCGTGCGTCTCAATAGAAGGAGGTCGACAACATGAAGAAGAGTGGGCGAGTCGCGGAGGATGAGGCGGCCTATATAAGAGGAGGTCGACGGGGTCTTGTATCATTGTGGATTCGAAACCGATCCTGATAACACACAAGTAAGCTGGGACTCCCAACCTATAAGTCTCCTAACTTGGGAGACTTTTATAGGTCTTAGAgctaatcattctctctctctctctctctctctctctctctctctctctctctctctctctctctctctctctctctctctctctctctctctctctctctctctctgacacaacTTTTATAGGTTTCATGGGGTCATAACTATTATTTGTAGTCAAGTCGTAGTCAAAAAGTGTCTACAGGCCGTTTAGAATTGttttgacagatgtagaaaaataCCAGATCGAAAAACTGATCAATTGAATCTACCCAGAATGCGCAGCGCTGTTGTGGTCGTCCTCGTGGTGGCGATGGCTGTGAGCCTTCAGCTGACACTCGCCCAGAACTCTCAGGTCTATGAGCGTGAGGTAAGTGCCGATGTGATTTGtagattaaaaatatatttgcaGGATATGAAATCTTAAACTTATGTTACACAGTTCAATGTTTACTTCTATGTGATGGTATTCTATGCCGTGACCAACAGGTGGTGTCCGAGCTGGCGGCGCAGATCCTGCGCGTGGCTCAGGGACCCTCGGCCTTCGCGGCGGGACCTCACAAGCGCAACTCCGAACTCATCAACTCCCTCCTTGGACTCCCCAAGGTTATGAACGACGccggaaggaaatgaaaaggaaacccGTCTATTGACTTTGGGTAAAGTCTAATTTCCATTCGCAGTTATCTTTTCAAACAAAAGATATAAGTACTGTAAGCTGAAAACAGAGAATATCGCATAGTTCTGTACATAAATAGTTCAATGGCGAACATGAAATTGGAAACATTAAATAAGTCAAAAGAATAGGAAACCGGTCTTTCAAAATTCTTTTCAACGAATGCCACTGTCTTCCTGCCTTTCAGAACACCCTGGCCATAGCGACGCCGGCTTCATCCACACAAGGTGCTCATCAGATACTTCCTCCTCCGTGATTAAATAAAAGTTGCAACATTTGCAAGACAtattattacctatatatatctattacgaAACACTGGAACTTTGTGTCCAAACCAACTCTTTATAACTGCTTGCATTATTATTACATGAACTAATTGTATAATATATCAACTTGAACTTTCAAATAAATTTCTTACCGGAAGTACATGCCTGTATTATCGCATGTCACGTGACGCAGCTGTTGACCGAAATCAATGgaaaagtgaataagaaaaaataaagtactGTTGTACAGATATAAGGTTTATTTATTCACGAATACGTTCgtggataaatatgaatatatacagaagCACTGACAGATGTAACAGATATTCATTCAcatctatccatacacatacaatatatatgaatatacatacatatacatatatataaatgtatgtatgtatatctacatatacatatatatgtgtgtgtatatatatatatatttatatatgtatatatatata
The DNA window shown above is from Penaeus vannamei isolate JL-2024 chromosome 12, ASM4276789v1, whole genome shotgun sequence and carries:
- the LOC113824697 gene encoding pigment-dispersing hormone type 1-like, which translates into the protein MHRAVVAALLVVVVMSLQQTASGETLKHYERELVSELAAQILRVAQGPSAFVAGPHKRNSELINSLLGIPKVMNDAGRR
- the LOC113824695 gene encoding pigment-dispersing hormone type 1-like; this encodes MRSAVVVVLVVAMAVSLQLTLAQNSQVYEREVVSELAAQILRVAQGPSAFAAGPHKRNSELINSLLGLPKVMNDAGRK